The following DNA comes from Synechococcus sp. CC9616.
TTATCAGGGGGGCGATGGATCTTGATGACAACCAGCCTTGGCGTTCAGAGATTGATCTGAAAAAATAGGGTCCTCTTGTGTATTTCCTTTCTGTGGTGGCTGCTGCTCCTGCGTTTCCACCATTGCAACGCACGCGCCTGCGCACCTTGCAGTTGAATCTGGGTTACCGCTGCAACCAGAGCTGTTCCCACTGCCACGTGAATGCTGGGCCGGGTCGGACGGAGCGGATGGACGAGTCGCTGTTGGACCTGATTCCGACTGTGGTGCAACGACACGGCATCACCTGTGTGGATCTCACAGGCGGCGCTCCGGAGCTGCATTCCGGGTTCCGCGATCTTGTTCGGGCTCTCAGGGGCCTTGGCGTTGAGGTGATCGATCGCTGCAATCTCACGATTCTCTCGGAACCTGGCCAGGAGGATCTGGCCGATTTCCTGGCCAGTGAAGGCGTCACGGTGATCGCATCGTTGCCCTGCTACAGCGCCGACAACGTGGATCGTCAGCGAGGGGATGGGGTGTTCACACGCAGCGTTGCGGGCCTGCGTCAGCTCAATGCTCTCGGCTATGGAACCGAACCCCTGCCTTTGCATCTCGTCTACAACCCACAGAATCCCGTGCTGCCGCCACCGCAGTCCGGCCTTGAGGCTGATTACCGGCGGGAGCTTGCCGTGCTCGGCCTTCGTTTCAGCAGTTTGCTGACCCTGGCCAACATGCCGATTCAGCGCTTTGCCAGGGATCTGGAGCGGCAGGGGCAGCTGGAGAGCTATCAACTGCTGCTGGAACAGGCCCACAATCCCGACAACCTGGCCGCCGTGATGTGCCGGGAGTTGATCAGCGTTGACTGGCAGGGCAATCTCTACGACTGCGATTTCAATCAGCAGCTGGGGATGGAGCTGCAGGGACCACTGCGTCATCTACAGGACCTGATGACAGGAGAGCCCAGTCCGGAGGGGTTGCCGATTCGCACCGCCAGCCACTGCTTTGGATGCACTGCAGGAGCTGGTTCCAGTTGTGGCGGAGCACTTCAGGGCTGAGGGCTGTCGCTGTCGTCATCTGACGTCAGCCATTGCAGTCGCACGGACCCCGGAGAAAACAGCAGAACGTTTTCACCCACCCGCTGCTGTTTCCCATCGAGGGCGTGCACACCTCCAGAGACAAAATCGGCGGTGCGCTGGGCCAGATCGGGCGGCATGCGACTGAGATTGAGCAGCACGGTTTGCTGCTCCCGAACCGCCAGAACGGCCTCGAGCCCTTCTTCGAAGCGCTCGGGGGTGAACACGATTACATCGTGCCAGCCGTCCTGGGACGTGGTTTTCATGTGGCCATGATGGTGGGATTCTTCTGATCCGGGATGATCAAGATCACAGTTATCGCTGCTTTGGTTCTGATCGGATTTTCAGCAGCGTGTTCGAACGCTGGTTCAGGAGCGGGCGACCCGCAGCCGAAGCAGGCCATGTTCAAGACCCGTGAGGAGGCGGAGGCGGCGGCCGGGGGCTTCGGATGCAAGGGCGCCCACAAGATGGGGGACATGTGGATGGTGTGCGAGAAGCACGGTGAGGTCAAACCCAACCATGGGAATAACTGAAGATGGGTGAAACCGGCGGACACTGCGGCAGCAAGCCAAAACGCATTGCCATTGGTGTGGCTCCTCTGGCCACGATTTCGATCGGCATCGTGCCGATGGGCGTGATCTGCATCGGTGTGGTCCCGATGGGTGTGGTGTCGATTGGCGTCGTGGCGATGGGCGTCATCAATATCGCCATTGTCGGAATGGGGCTTCTGGCCGTCGGCGTCAACACGATGGGCGTGATCACGGCCGGGCCGATGAGCATGGGGCTGATCCAGATCCGTTCCACCACCAATCCCCGCTATCTCGCCTACCCCTCAAAAGAGCAGGCGGAAGAGCAGGCCGAGAAAATTGGCTGCAGCGGAGTGCATCGCATGGGTGATGTTTATTGGATGCCATGTGCTGAGCATCCTCAATAAACAGATCCCCATTCAGCCCTGGCAAGCCGGGCAGATCGCCCGGACGTTCAGGGTGGTTTCGATCAACTTGAACCCAAATCCCTTGGCCGCCTTCTCGCCAGCAGCCAGCACCGGTTCGCTTTCAAACTCTTCTGTGCGCCCGCAGCGGATGCACACCACATGGTGATGGTCGCGGTGGTCGTCAGCCGCCAGCTCAAAGCGTCTGCCCCCTTCACTGAGCTCCAGCTCCTGCAGAAATCCCATGTCTGCCAGTAACCGCAAGGTGCGGTACACCGTGGCCAGGGACACCTTCATCTGCAGTTGGGCCAACTGTTGATGAACGTCTTCTGCGCTGAGGTGATTGCCGGTGCCAAGACGCTCGAACAGTTCAAGCACGCGCTTGCGCTGCGGCGTCAAACGTCGACCGTCCTGGTGAAGTCCCTTCTGAAGGACGCCGTTCTCGGTGACTGTGGAGGGAGGAAGCGTCACCGGTTCAGAACCATGTCTTCTCAACAGTACCCACTAATGAGAGTCATGAACAGCGTCAATCGCCACTGTCGATACCATCCGTTGAATAGTCGTTCCGATCTTGGATCTCAACCTTCATCCCCATGGAGATCGCGCCCTTCTCAAGGAAGTTGAGGCGTTGTTGGCTGGCTCCTCGATCGTCGCCTGCATAGGAGATCGACTCACCCTCGCCAGTTTCGCCATGGCGGTTCCGATCTGGAGCCATCTTCTGGGCGCCGTCACCACCGCCGGAGAAGCGCTTGAGCGGGTGCGTGAGCACAAACCTGATCTCCTGATCGCCACGGAAGATCTCGAGCAGGGATACGGCATTGCCCTCGTTGAAGCGGTGGAGAGGCTCCATCCACCGACACGAACCCTCATCTTTCTCAAGCGTGAGAACCCTTTGGTGGTGAATGAGGCTCTCGAGGCAGGAGCGGATGACGTGATGTTCATCTCCTCGATTGGGCAGACGCGCGGGGACTTTCTCAAGGCCCTGGAGTGCACCCGCGATGGCGGTGTTTATTACCCCGAGGCGGTGAGGGAGATGGCCCGGGAGAGCAGCCCGGAAGACGCTGAAACCCAGACGTTGCTGAAGGATCTCTCCGAACGGGAACTGGATGTGCTCAAAGCCTTGACCACTGGTCTGTCCAACCGGGAAATCGCTGAAACCCTTTTCGTCTCTTCTGAAACCGTCAAAAGCCACGTCAGCGCCATCATCGGCAAGCTTGGTGTGCGGGACCGCACCCAGGCCGCCATCCTGGCCATTCGTCATGGCGGCGGACTGATCCCCTCAAGCTGAGGTCGTGTTGATGAGCTGGCACCCTGCCAAAGCTTGGACCAGCCGCCTGCCAGTGGATGGATACCGCCATTTCGAGCGTGTGATGCAGGGCGGCCGAGGCCCCCAGCGTTGGGTGGAACTCGCTCCCGTGCTGGCGCCGGGGCAACGCAGGCGTGTGGCCTGGGCAGAGCTCAGAAACCCTGATCTCTGGGAGAGTGGCTGGAAGCAGATTCCGGAGAGCGATGCGGCTTCTGCAGCTGAGTGATCCGCACCTTGTGGCCTCCGATCAGGCCTTGGTGAGGGATCGCCCGGCGCTGGCTCTCTGGAACCAGGCACTGGAGCAGGTGGACCGGCTTCAGCCCGATGCTCTCGTGATCACAGGAGATCTTGCCCAGGATGAAAGCTGGGGTGCTTACAGGCGTCTTCGGGATTCTCTGGCTCGCCTTGTGAGCTGTCCGGTGGCCTTGTTGCCTGGGAACCACGACCGCCCTTGCCTGATCGATGCCGTTCTGGGCCGCGCTCACCTCACAGCACCAGGGGAGCTGATGCTGAGCACTGGGCGGCTGATCATCCTGAACAGTCATTGGTGCGGGCATCCCGCCGGCCGTTTGGGGCCTCGGCAGCTGGCCTGGCTGGAGCAGCGGCTGCAGGCCATCGCGGCAGATCCAATGCCTTTAGTGGTGGCTCTTCATCACCCCCCGATGGCGATTGGGCATCCTGTGCTGGACGCGATGAGTCTTGTGGATCACGCCTCACTGCGCAGTCTGCTGACCCCCATCCCCTCACTTCGGGCGGTGTTGTTCGGCCACATTCACCAGCACTGGCAGGGGTGCTGGCCGGAACGCCCGGATCTGCTGCTGCTTGGCTGCCCTTCCACGCTGAAGAGCATGCAACATGTGCAGCCCTGTCCGATCAAACGGTCAGTTGATCCCGGTGGACGCTTGCTGGAGATCAACGCCCTCGGGGGCCTCGAGCAGCGGGTGCTGCGCTGGTCCAATCCCTGAGATCAGCGGTCCCTGGCCTGGGATTCCCGGAACGCTTTCAACTTGTCCATGTCCTTCTCCTCGTCGATGGTGTAATCCGTCAGGACGAGAGCCTTACCGATGGTGCCGAGTGCGTATTCCATTCGGTCGAGATCTTTTCTCCCCTCCTCGCTGCGGCGAGCGGCTCGGATCACATTTGGCGTGAGCCGGTTGGAGGCCTGCTCGATCACGGCGGCGATGCTGCTCGCCTCTTGAAGAAGGTCGCTGGGATCCAATGGCGGTGCAGGGTGCGGGTCAAAGAACTCTGCCAGGCCGGCTCGGCAGCAACAGCTAAAACCCTTTCGCCGACTTTCGTTGCGAGGACAGGGAGACGTTCCCGGACGGCGCCACTCCTGCCTTGTCCATGTCGACTTGAACCATCCCCGGTTGAACGGGGCTGGTGGCCTGCGGCTGGCCAGGGACGGCCACCACGTTGAAGGCCAGGGACCAGCGCTCCCCATCCCCCCGGAAGGGCATCACCGAGTGGGGTTGCCAGGCGGGGAACACAAAGAACTGCCCGGGGACCGGCATCACGTACTCCGCCATGCCGGTCCGGAACGATTGCATCTGCCATTCCTCTGGCCCGTGAAAGCAGAGCTGTCCATCGAAGCTGGCTGCGTTGATCTGAGGAGGAACCTTGAGGAAGATCACTCCCGAAAAACTGCCGCCATGGGTGTGCATGGGGTTGTAATCGCCGGCTCGCTGACAGTTCAACCAGAGATCGATCATCTGAAGGCGATAGCGACCGGGCACCCAGGGACCTCGGCCCTGCGGTGGCTGACGATCCACAACGTGGCGGATCCAGCGCTCACAAGCTGGGATCAGGTGCCCTGAGCAGAGATCCTGCACGCCGGGTTGCTGGGGCAGCAGTTCCCGCTGCTGACTCAGCTGTCCCGCGAGTTTGGCCGAGGCATCAGGGTGCTGATTTGGATCATGCAACACGCTTTCCGAGAGCTGAAGCAAACGCTTCAGCAACTCGTCCGGCAGGTTGCCTTTCAAGATTGATCGCGGGAACAGGTCGAGGACTTCCAAGCGTCCATGCCGGAGCTGCAAAGCATCGTGCCAGCGCCAGAGTGATGGCGACGTCCGCTGTGATCAGCCATGTCAGGTCCACTGTGGCTCGGGTTGTCCGTGCTGCTCAGCGGTTGCGCGCTTCAGCAGCTCAGCGTCCGACCAGAGGCTGTTGAGCTGGCTCAGGTTCAGGATCAGTCCCAGGCGGTTGTCCAGACCGTTGCGGCATCTCCGGCCCCGCCACAGCCAAAGCCAATGCCACCGCTGCCCGGTCAGGATGGTCCGACAGCGGAGTTGCTGCAGGGAGGGGATCTGCGCCTCACCCCCCGCCGCTCGGAGCAAACCTTTCCCGATGGCAATCGCATCTGGATGGTGGAGTTGCACCGTGGCGACAGGTTGCTTGCGCGCTGGAAGGCTGCCAGCGGAATTGCCCAGCGGCAGGATGCCGATCGGCTCTGGAGCCCAGGCAATGCGGCTCCTCTGCCTGCCGGTCGTTACAGCCTGGGACGGCCGGAGCCCTGGGGTGAGGACCTCTGGTTTGACCTGCAGCCCCGCTTCGAGACCAGCCGCAGTGCTTTGGGAATTCACCGTTGCTATCCAGGCACTGGTTGCATTTGCATTCCCAGCCGTGCCGAGATTGATGCTTTGGCGGCGTGGGTGCGTGCGGCGAATCTTCAGACGCTCTCAGTTGTGAACTGAAAGGTTCTGGACTTAAGCGCGGTGCGCTGGATCACCTGCAAGATTGCCGACCATTCCTAAAACAAAACGAACCCACCACCGACTTCGGCTTCATGGGCGATGTGAACATTTGGATGATCGTCGGCTTCCTCCTGGCGGCGTATTCCGTAGTGGCCAACGACTCGCTGCAGACGTTGGGCACGTACATCTCATCCAACAAGACCCGCACGCCAAAGGTGGTGCAGATGATTTTCATCTGCAACATCACCATCGCCGTACTGATGCTGGGCTTCTTCCTCAACGACGGTGATCCCGCCTGGGGCCGTCTCTAGAAGTTCGAGCTGCCGGAGACCTTTGGCTGGGTTTACATCATCCCGCCGATCGCTGTGTTGGCCCTCACCCAGTGGGGCGCTCCGGTGAGCACCTCCTTTCTGGTGCTCTCTTCGTTCAAGCCTGCCAACATCGGCAAGCTTCTGGGTAGCTCCCTGAGCGGCTATTTCCTTGCCTTTGCTCTTGGATTGGCCGGTTACGGCCTCGGAATGTGGCTGTTGGAGCGCTGGGTGTTCCGTCGCACCCAGGAAGGCAAGGATTTCAACAAGGTCTGGTATGGCCTGCAGTGGTTCTCCACCGGTTTCCTTTGGAGCATGTGGCTGGTGCAGGACCTGGCCAACATCTTTGTGTTCCTGCCCCGCAAGCTGGACGTCTTCCCGATGGCCATCTGCACCCTGGTGCTTTGTGTGGGTCTGTGCTTCCTGGTGGCCAGCGGTGGTGGTCCGATTCAGGCGGTGCTGCGCTCCAAGACCAACACCTCCGACCTGCGCTCGGCCACGGTGATCGACTTCTTCTTCGGTCTCTGTCTGCTTTACAAAGCCTTCCTCTCTACCTTCCCGCTCAGCACCACCTGGGTGTTCCTCGGCTTGCTGGGTGGTCGTGAGATCGCCCTGCGCATCAAGGAGCAGGAGTTCGAGTACACATTCACCAACCGTGAGAGTGGCAACCTCGGCAAGGTGATCGGCAGCGATCTCTGGAAGGCCTTCATCGGTGTTGTGGTGAGCCTGGTGATTGCCTTGGGCATTCAGCCCCTGCTTGCAGTCGGCTGAGCGGAACAGCCCCACAAACGACGGGATAGTCTCAGCAACGGGAAGCGACTGGCAACAGCCGATTAGGAGCAGCCGACTCGCTTCACTCCGGCGAATGATCTGAATTTCCTTTTAAAACACTGCCTAGTTCAACTCCCCATTCCCGTGACGCCGGTGGCCGTTTCCGCTCGAGTGGAGAGCCCAAGGCCAAGCCTGTTCAGATATGGCTGAAGCCCGATGTTCTGCAACGCCTTGATGCCTATTGCGCCCTGTATGGAATCGGTCGTGGGCGCGCCATCGGCCACCTGTTGAAAGGCGCCCTGCCTGATCCGAATTGGCTGCCCACAAGCCCTGAGTTGTTGGACAGCGATGGTTTGATGCCTGATCCCGCTGAGAGCGAGACGGTAAGTCACCAGCGGATGGCCAGCCAGGACGTGAATGGGCCTGAGCAGCTTGCTCCGAGCACCGGTTCGCGCCCTGCACCATGTTTTCGTGAGGGAGACAGCGTGACGAACAACAGCGGCACGCGCTGCGGCCTGATCGGAGACGAGCCGCCGCGTTGGGTTGCAGCCTCTCGTCTCGACTCCGGCGAGCTGCTAGCAGGGCATTGGAGCTACGCGGTTGCCTGGGATGGCCAGATGGGTTTCACGATCAACTACGCCGAGGATCTCCTGCGTCACGCCGATGCCAAGACCGACCAGGGAGAGGTTGGCTGAGCGTGGCCTGAACCCGTATTCGTGGCTAAGGCTGAGATAGCCAAGTCCAGTTATGGGACATCTTGTTGCTGCGATGGCTGCCGCCCCGATCCTCAGCCTGGCGGTCGCTGTCGTGCATGCCGGTGATCGGCTGCAGTTAACACCGCGACAGACGATTCTGGAAGCCGATCGACATCTGCTCGCGGACGGCTGGATTCCCGCTCCTCAGCAGACTCCCTCGGCGCGGGAGCGGCAGTGGGCCTCGGTGTCGCTGCGAAGCCTTTCGTCCTGCGCTGGAACGGGAGTTGGTTATTGCCGTTTCGATTACCAGCGCGCAAAACAACGCCTTTCGGTGGTCACCGTTCCCTCTGAACCGGGGCAACCATCCGTGGGCCGTGTGGATCGTTGGTGGTGATCAGGGGTTGAGGCGTTGAGATTTCCAGGTGTCTTCCAGACACCAGAGGGTTCGCTGATGGGGGTGCTGATTGAGATCCAACAACTCCACCCTGTGAAGGTTTAATCGCAGCACAAGAAAGTGAGGCGGTGTCGGTTCTGCCGCAGCAACCGCCTCTGGAAAAAAGGCGTCTGCTTCAAAGGGCCGGCCTGGGCGGGGCCAGTGCCAGAGACAGCGACCGCCGTCCGTGAGCGAACTCCAGGCCTGATTCGCTTGTTTCGGATCGCTCTCGACCGAGAGCATTTGGATAACACCTCTGAAGCGGTATTGCTGGCGTGCCTTCGGCAGCAACCAGCAGACTTCAACGTTCGGCTGGATGCTCAGCTCTTCGGCTTTGCTGCTGCGACTGTCGCTGTATAGATCGAGTTGGTCATCTCCTGCCCAGCCGCGAAAAACGACGGTCCGCACGCGGGGGTGTCCGTCCGCAGCAACCGTGGCCAGTTGAACCCACCGTGCGGCGGCTGCGCGTCCCTCCCGTTGGCGAGCGCCGCGGAGAAGTTGCCGCCAGGCTGGAATTGTCATGGCCGTAGAAAAATTCGGACTGTCAGCATGGGACTTATGACGACATCACCGTGCTCATGGCCGTCGAACTCAAAGATCGCGTGATTGATGATCTGCGGGCCTGCCGCAGTTCCGCTGAACTCGTCGCACTCGACGAAAGGATGACCGTTGATCATCGCGACAAGCCTCTGCATCGCGTGATCTGTGAAGCCTTGCGTGATCGCACCATCGCACCAGTTGAGGCTGCTCGTTGGTTGGCAGCCTTGATGGACCATCGCAATCAACAGCTCACGGCCTGTCTCAATCTCACCTGTCAGGTTTGAGTGCCGTCAGTCCCGCCGAAAGTAGGTCGATCTGGAGCCGGATCGAATCGTGCTTTCCCGCAGTGTTTCCTCAACGCCGATGAACACTGGTTTCAGCAACAGTGCGATGAGGCATCCGCCGAGGATCAGCAATGGGGCGAAGCGCATGACGTCGAATTCTTCGTCCTGAAACGACCTTAGAGACCGTGTAACCGAGCTTGCTCCAAGGCGGCTCTGAAGACCAGGGCGTGCCGCTTCACCAGTGGGGAGAGTTCGTCATATCCGCCGCCGATCACAGTTGCCACAGGGATGTTGCGTCTCAGGCAGGCATCCAGCACAAGGTGATCACGCATCAGCAATCCCTGATCACTGAGGCACAGGCGTCCGAGGCGATCATCCCGATGGGGGTCAACTCCGGCGTTGTATATCACCAGATTCGGCTGAACCTTGTCGAGCAGCTCTGGCAGCCGGTCGCCGATGGTTTGCAGGTAGTCGTGGTCGCTGGTTCCGTCTTCCATTGGAATGTCCACATCGCTGCTCACTTTGCGCAATGGAAAGTTGCTGGCAGCGTGGACCGAAAGGGTGAAGACCCTGGCTTCATCTGCGAAACAAGCGGCGCTGCCATCTCCTTGATGGACATCCAGATCCAGAAGCATCAGTTGTTCGACATCGCCCTGGTCCAGCAGCACCCTCGCGGCCACAGCGCAATCGTTGAAAATGCAAAATCCACTGCCGAATCCTGGATGAGCGTGGTGGGTGCCTCCGGCCAGATGGGATGCCACTCCGTGCTTCAGAGCCAAGCGTGCGGTGAGCAAGGTGCCGCCGACGGCCAGCCAGGTGCGCTGCACCAGAGGTTTGGTTGCGGGCAGACCGATCCGT
Coding sequences within:
- the arsS gene encoding arsenosugar biosynthesis radical SAM (seleno)protein ArsS (Some members of this family are selenoproteins.) gives rise to the protein MYFLSVVAAAPAFPPLQRTRLRTLQLNLGYRCNQSCSHCHVNAGPGRTERMDESLLDLIPTVVQRHGITCVDLTGGAPELHSGFRDLVRALRGLGVEVIDRCNLTILSEPGQEDLADFLASEGVTVIASLPCYSADNVDRQRGDGVFTRSVAGLRQLNALGYGTEPLPLHLVYNPQNPVLPPPQSGLEADYRRELAVLGLRFSSLLTLANMPIQRFARDLERQGQLESYQLLLEQAHNPDNLAAVMCRELISVDWQGNLYDCDFNQQLGMELQGPLRHLQDLMTGEPSPEGLPIRTASHCFGCTAGAGSSCGGALQG
- a CDS encoding cell division protein SepF, which translates into the protein MKTTSQDGWHDVIVFTPERFEEGLEAVLAVREQQTVLLNLSRMPPDLAQRTADFVSGGVHALDGKQQRVGENVLLFSPGSVRLQWLTSDDDSDSPQP
- a CDS encoding DUF3721 domain-containing protein → MIKITVIAALVLIGFSAACSNAGSGAGDPQPKQAMFKTREEAEAAAGGFGCKGAHKMGDMWMVCEKHGEVKPNHGNN
- a CDS encoding Fur family transcriptional regulator; the protein is MTLPPSTVTENGVLQKGLHQDGRRLTPQRKRVLELFERLGTGNHLSAEDVHQQLAQLQMKVSLATVYRTLRLLADMGFLQELELSEGGRRFELAADDHRDHHHVVCIRCGRTEEFESEPVLAAGEKAAKGFGFKLIETTLNVRAICPACQG
- a CDS encoding response regulator transcription factor; this translates as MDLNLHPHGDRALLKEVEALLAGSSIVACIGDRLTLASFAMAVPIWSHLLGAVTTAGEALERVREHKPDLLIATEDLEQGYGIALVEAVERLHPPTRTLIFLKRENPLVVNEALEAGADDVMFISSIGQTRGDFLKALECTRDGGVYYPEAVREMARESSPEDAETQTLLKDLSERELDVLKALTTGLSNREIAETLFVSSETVKSHVSAIIGKLGVRDRTQAAILAIRHGGGLIPSS
- a CDS encoding TIGR02450 family Trp-rich protein, yielding MSWHPAKAWTSRLPVDGYRHFERVMQGGRGPQRWVELAPVLAPGQRRRVAWAELRNPDLWESGWKQIPESDAASAAE
- a CDS encoding metallophosphoesterase, which translates into the protein MRLLQLSDPHLVASDQALVRDRPALALWNQALEQVDRLQPDALVITGDLAQDESWGAYRRLRDSLARLVSCPVALLPGNHDRPCLIDAVLGRAHLTAPGELMLSTGRLIILNSHWCGHPAGRLGPRQLAWLEQRLQAIAADPMPLVVALHHPPMAIGHPVLDAMSLVDHASLRSLLTPIPSLRAVLFGHIHQHWQGCWPERPDLLLLGCPSTLKSMQHVQPCPIKRSVDPGGRLLEINALGGLEQRVLRWSNP
- a CDS encoding putative 2OG-Fe(II) oxygenase, giving the protein MEVLDLFPRSILKGNLPDELLKRLLQLSESVLHDPNQHPDASAKLAGQLSQQRELLPQQPGVQDLCSGHLIPACERWIRHVVDRQPPQGRGPWVPGRYRLQMIDLWLNCQRAGDYNPMHTHGGSFSGVIFLKVPPQINAASFDGQLCFHGPEEWQMQSFRTGMAEYVMPVPGQFFVFPAWQPHSVMPFRGDGERWSLAFNVVAVPGQPQATSPVQPGMVQVDMDKAGVAPSGNVSLSSQRKSAKGF
- a CDS encoding pyridoxamine 5'-phosphate oxidase family protein, whose amino-acid sequence is MTIPAWRQLLRGARQREGRAAAARWVQLATVAADGHPRVRTVVFRGWAGDDQLDLYSDSRSSKAEELSIQPNVEVCWLLPKARQQYRFRGVIQMLSVESDPKQANQAWSSLTDGGRCLWHWPRPGRPFEADAFFPEAVAAAEPTPPHFLVLRLNLHRVELLDLNQHPHQRTLWCLEDTWKSQRLNP
- a CDS encoding histone deacetylase, which translates into the protein MSIPVIYHPLYSAPLPSSHRFPMAKFRLLRELLLSRDLIRENQIHQPLSVSRLDLERIHQRSYHQAFSSDNLTRPEQRRIGLPATKPLVQRTWLAVGGTLLTARLALKHGVASHLAGGTHHAHPGFGSGFCIFNDCAVAARVLLDQGDVEQLMLLDLDVHQGDGSAACFADEARVFTLSVHAASNFPLRKVSSDVDIPMEDGTSDHDYLQTIGDRLPELLDKVQPNLVIYNAGVDPHRDDRLGRLCLSDQGLLMRDHLVLDACLRRNIPVATVIGGGYDELSPLVKRHALVFRAALEQARLHGL